In the genome of Thermoproteus tenax Kra 1, the window CTACGGCAGAAACATAGTCATTCTGGGGCCCACTGGGGCGGGCAAGACCACGTTGTTGAACGCGCTCTTGCACTTGATACGCCCCGACGCGAAGGTGCTCACTATAGAGGACACTAGGGAGATCAACATAGTCCACGAGCACTGGCAAGCTCTGTTGACCAGGCCCAGCAGATCCGAGGGCGTTAGGGATGTGTCCGCGTTCGACCTCCTCGCCGTTGCCATGAGGTCTCGCCCAGACTACGTGGTCGTCGGCGAGATCCGCGGCGAGGAGGCCTACGTCCTCTTCCAAGCCTTCGGCTCGGGGCACGCCGGCGCCACCACTATGCACGCCGAGACTATAGAGGACGCCGTGAGGCGACTGCTGACTAGGCCCATGTCGGTCCCCCCGATGTTGATAGGCCTCGCCCATGTCTTTGTGCGCATAATGAGGGTGAAGATAGGAGAAAGGATAGCGAGGAGAGTCGTGGAAATAGCGGAGAACATGGGCATAGCGAGGGGCGGGAGGCCGAGGTTGAACTACGTCTTTAGGTGGAGCCCGGAAAAAGACTCCTTGGAGCGAGTCGGGGAGAGCAGACACCTGGAGACTATCTCCCGCGTTAGGTTCGTCCCCATGGACGCGCTTTTAAGGGAGTTCGAGAGAAGGAAGGAGCTGATAGGCGAAATGGTGAAACAAGGCTTCTCGTCCCCATAAGCTGTGGCGAGGGTCTTCTCTAGCTACAGGGCAGATCCCGAGGGGACTCTGGAGGCAGTGCGGCAGGGGAAAATATGAGGCTCCTCTTCGATCTATACAGGCTGAGCGGCCTCGCCTTCTCCTACAGGAGGTATATCGCCGTTCTGATGGGCGCGCCTGCTGCGGTCGGCTTAGCCGTCGGCGCGGCGGCCTCCCTTTTGATCTCATCGCCGGCCGGCTTGATCTTGGGCGCTGCGGCGGCCCTTATTACCTTCGCAGTTATTCTGGGGTACCCCGTCCACCTTGTCTCCTCCAGACGCACCCACTTCGAGAACAACTTCCCCTACACTCTGTCGGTCCTATTGCCTCTGTTGACGGCCGGAGTGCCGCTGGGAAGGGCCGTCGCACGCCTCGCCGAAGTTGAGGACGACAAATACATCGCCCGCGAGCTCTCCCTTGCGGTGAGAGATATTGTGGTCATGGGCTCGAGCCCCTTGGAGGCCTTGCTGCACAGCGCCGAGAGAGTGCCCAGCGCCAGCTACAGAGAGACTGTGGATATATTAGTTAGGTCGTCTAGAGTCACGGAGAGACTCGACCTAGTTCTTATGGCGAGGCTCGACTGGATGTTGAGACAGAAGCAGATCAGGGCGGCCTCGTTGGCGCGATCTATCTCGCTCTTGTTTGAAATATACGCAGTTGCGGCAATGTTGTTGCCCATTTTGGTTTTCACGATGGCGCTCGCCTTGAGCCCGCTGGGCGTCCTCCAAGTGGCCGGGCTATCGCTGGATCCCCTCTCCGTGATGATCCTAGCTGGCTTGATCTACTCGCCGATAGCGGGGGCCATGTTCTATATCTTGTTCGACGCATCTGCAACTATATGAAAACTTCTTTTAAAGAGAATTTTTGCTGAAATAAAGTCGATATCTATTGTTATTGATCGTTAAAAATATTAAAATGGGTGACATATGCTCGCAGTGTGTCT includes:
- a CDS encoding type II secretion system F family protein, yielding MRLLFDLYRLSGLAFSYRRYIAVLMGAPAAVGLAVGAAASLLISSPAGLILGAAAALITFAVILGYPVHLVSSRRTHFENNFPYTLSVLLPLLTAGVPLGRAVARLAEVEDDKYIARELSLAVRDIVVMGSSPLEALLHSAERVPSASYRETVDILVRSSRVTERLDLVLMARLDWMLRQKQIRAASLARSISLLFEIYAVAAMLLPILVFTMALALSPLGVLQVAGLSLDPLSVMILAGLIYSPIAGAMFYILFDASATI